The sequence AAATTTTATTTATTAACTATTTGCTATTGGCTAATTCAAATTTCGGCTCGGATAGTAAAAGCATAATCTCCCCCCGGTTCTAGTTGATAGTCTTTTTGCTCTAGAAAACGGCTAAGAGGCTCTTTAATTAAGGCTCTACCTTGAGAAGGTGTTATTGACAAATCTCCTTGACGAAAATGCCATAGAAATTGCCATTGAAATTCACCTGCTCTTACTTCTCCTTTAAGTAAACCGTCTTCCCACGATTGTCGGGTTATCCGCACGTGGGCTGTAGTTTTCGGTAGTCGTTTAGAACTCACGATTTATGCAATACCGCAGTGTTGATTATTTGTACTTTTACCTATGATTTACGCAAATCCTTCCTGAAAAAATAGGACAGGTTAGCAAGTCCACTTTTACTGGTTAGCTTAGTCTTTATTGCTCCAAACCCAAGCAGTGAGGGACTAAAATTATCGCCGAAATCAACCAAAGGCTCCGATTACTCAGAAGTAGCATCA comes from Rivularia sp. PCC 7116 and encodes:
- a CDS encoding DUF3146 family protein, giving the protein MSSKRLPKTTAHVRITRQSWEDGLLKGEVRAGEFQWQFLWHFRQGDLSITPSQGRALIKEPLSRFLEQKDYQLEPGGDYAFTIRAEI